The DNA segment TGAGGTAGCCTGTAGTTATCGCATGAAATCAAAAAGTGTGGTGGCCTGGGGTAAAGTGCAATTTCAAGAAGATTTTGAAAAGAAAGAGGAGGCCTTGAATATCATGATGGAGCAGTATTCTGAAAAGAAATTCAAGTATTCTGGCCCCGCTATTCGGAACGTTAAAATTTGGGAGGTACCTATTGATCACGTAACTTGTAAGGAATTTGGTGCTCCACATGAAAAGTACCAAGGTGATGGTACGGTGCGTAGAAGCTTTTAAGCTGCGTGTCAATGCCTGCAAAAGGCATACTGAATATATGATGGTCTGTTAATTTTAATCTCTTATCTAAGATTAAAGCATATGGTTTTAAATTACATTTGGATAGCTTTCTTTTTAATTGCCTTTGTGGTTGCATTGATCAGATTGGTCTTTTGGGGAGACATGGAAGTATTCCCCAACCTGGTGAATGCCGTTAACGGAGCTGCTAAATCAGGATTTGAAATCTCATTGGGGCTAACAGGGGTCCTCTCCTTATGGCTGGGCTTAATGAAGATAGGAGAAAAGGGCGGAATGGTTCAGGTAATTAGTCGACTAATTGCTCCACTCTTTAACCGCCTGTTTCCTACCCTACCCAAAGGTCACCCGGCCTTTGGAACCATGATCATGAATCTATCCGCCAATATGCTAGGACTGGATAATGCGGCAACACCCATGGGATTAAAAGCCATGGAGCAATTACAAAAGGAAAACCACGACAAAGAATCGGCCAGCAATGCTCAGATCATGTTTTTGGTTTTGAATACTTCCGGCTTAACCTTAATTCCCATCAGCATTATGGTGTACAGAGCCCAATATGACGCTCTAAATCCTGCCGATGTTTTTCTTCCCATACTTTTGGCTACCTTTTTTTCTACCCTGGCAGGACTTCTGGCCGTATCTTATGTTCAAAAAATACGTTTGGCCGATCCCGTTGTTATGGCTTACCTGGGGGGTATGACCCTCTTGGTTCTAGGAACCATTTATGGTGTTTCCTTATTGGACAAAGAACAAGTGAAGGTAATATCCAATGTGGGAAGTAACGTTATTCTTTTTACCATCATGATATTATTTGTAGCCATGGCTACCTACAAAAAAAGTAAATGTGTATGATGCCTTTGTGGAGGGTGCCAAGGAAGGATTTCAAATTGCCATCAGAATCATACCTTTTTTAATTGCTATCCTAGTGGCTGTAAGTGTTTTCAGAGAGGTAGGAGCCATGGATTACATCACTGACCTAATCAAAATATGCTGCCAATGGTTGGGATTGGATACCCGCTTTGTGGACGCCTTACCAACCGCCTTCATGAAACCCTTGAGCGGAAGTGGTGCTCGCGGAATGATGGTAGAAACATTCAATACTTTTGGCGTGGACTCTTTTGCAGCTAAAATAGCCTCCACGGTACAGGGAGCTACCGATACAACATTTTATATTATTGCTGTTTATTTTGGCTCAGTCGGTATCAAGAACACACGCCACGCCATAGGATGTGGCTTAATTGCCGATTTTGCAGGAATTATTGCAGCCATTGTGATTGGTTATATTTTCTTTGGTTAAACCCAGAAAATGCATGGAAAAATCTATTACGAAGTTAACGTATCGTCCGGCTAAAAAATATTCACTACCACCCGTAATACATGGTGCAAAAGTAATACCTTCTTGAGTGACTTTTTATTCCTCCTCCAGAATCAATACTACTTTATTAAAATCGGCAGCGGCATTAACCACCTTCTTAAAGCCCTCAAAAGAATCTTCATCCACAAAAATATGCTTGTAATATTCTTCAATTACAATTTTATATGTTTGATGGCTATAGGTGTAATTAGACTCAAAGCCAAATATTTTTTCACCATCTTTTTTTTCAAACACATTCAATTTACCTGCCTCGGGATTAACGATCTTAAATCCGACAGGTACATGTAGGTTAATTTCTCGATAGTACATACGGTTAAAATCATTCTCCGCTTTGGAATGCCGGTCTTCCTCAAAATACATCTCAACTTGTGACCCTATGGCTTCACCTATATTTAATAACAGTTTCGAACCCGCTCGTTCTAGAAATGAGGTGCTACTGTAATCAGAATGTACCAGAAACTCGGCATCTTTCAAATGCGCTAGCTCACTAGAGTCTCTTACAAATAACTTATGAAAGGTAGGATTAGAGCCCTGTGTCGCGGTCATTTGCTTGAGTGTGTTTTGCTGCTGTTCTTCATCCATCATCCTATAAAAATGAATAAAAAACCCACCACTCAAACCCTTAAGTCCTCGTTCTGTCATCATACGAACCTGGTCATTATCCACATCCACCCTCATGTCAATAAGCATATTATCGTAGTTATGATCATATGGAGTAGCCGGGATATACTTTATTTCACCCATAGCCGTTTCAGAGTCTCCCACTTGCACAGGAACAATAAAAAGTGCGTCGGTAGCTGTCAGTTTACCATTGACCTCACCTAGGCGATAACCGGCATTGGATGGATCAATATATTGATTCAATTTAGGGAGGTAAATTAAATATTGATCAAGGTAGTTCCATGACTGAAAACTTCCGTCAAACTTAACGTTGTCGCGCTCTGAGGTCAACACTAATTGGTGTTCAATTCCCAATCTCTTGAATATATTAGCATATACCTTTACAATCCCGCGGCTGCCAGTCACCTTATTCTCGAGCACAAAATCTAAATCGGAGAATGCATCCACATTAAATGTCTCCACATAAATTTGTTTTTTTAAAAATGCCTCTACATATCTTACCTTTTCTTCGTCAGTGTTTCCTTCAACTTGCAACAAATCCATCCATTTATCAATGGACTTAGACTTAGCGGTCATGTAGGTAGATCTATACACACCCTTTGCTGCATCGTCCCAGGTAAGCTTTTGTGCTGTATCGTGCGAATAATTATAATCTAACCTATATTCTATGCGCTGCCTTCGTGGATTGACATAAGAAAATTTCTCACTTTTAATGGCCGGGATCAGGGTACCTTCACATACGTAACGACTACGCTCGCCATCCAGTTGCGAGACTGTTCCATTACAAAAGCCATTGTACCCCCTAATATCGTAAACCAAAGTGTTGGGACATATAATTTCGAAAGAAGCCCTTTTTAAAGGAAAGTCAAACTGAAAAAAATGGCGACCAAAATTACGGGCATACATTTTCCGAACCACGTAATACTCCACTTCGTCACCTACCTCAATACCATCGATGGCAAATATTTTATAACTATTACCACTTTCAACATCCGTCATTTCTCTAATATTGTCCTTATCAAATTCTATGGCCTGACCATTGGCTTTGATTGTCCGAGCCTTCACATCTACTACAGCCATAACATCGTCTAAGGCAACAGATATCTTATTAAATCTATCGATGGCTTCATCGTTGTTCAAACGAAATTTTTTATGGGTGGTATGATTCATCAATAAGCCCTCCTCCGCAGTATAGAAGTACTCGTACTTTTCTTGGTGAAAAATACCCAATACATTTTCACCTTTGCTTTCTTCATTAATAGAAGAATATTCTGGCTCAATTGACCACACAATGCTATCGCTATCTTGTGCACTCAGCTCCATCGTGAGTGCGAATAATACCAGTAATATTATATTTTGCATCTGTATAAATTTTCTTTCAATGGCCATAAGCAACTGACCATATGAATCATTTTTGCGTATAAAAAAAACTACTCTCGGGTTAAAACCAGTGTATTTCGATAGCTTTTGCTTAATAATTTTATCATCTGATTCCAATCTTCAATCTTATTTTCCAGCAAGATGAGAAACTCAAACTTAAGTTCCTTTTCCAGAATCACAGATTTTTCATTTAAGGTGTACCGAATGCTAAATTGAAAATCTTTATTCGAAAAACTGCTCGCTGGGGGAACATAAGTAACTTCATATCCTTCTGGTATTTCCAATTCAACCACATATCTTTTGGTACAATAAAAATCATTTTCCAATGGCGTAAAGGTACTACTTGTTGTATCGATAGTCATCTGACCATAGGATTTATCTAAATTTAAGTTCAAATATAATTCATTACCAATAGACTTATAATAATCACTGATCTCAAAATTAAATTGTAAACTGGCAGGACGATTGTATTCAAACAAATTACCTACTTGGTTATCGGTCACCACAAATTTATTATTACCCATGGCAAAATAATGCGACAAGAACCGATTATAACTGGCTGGCTTTACCCCATTAAACGCATGTGCCAATTCCAATTTATTAAATCCGGAATACTGGATATTATCATGGCCTAGTACTTTGCCATCTCTCAGCTGAATCTTAACAGAATCAATGGTCACACTATAAGCGGCTGGAGAGATTGGTATTTTGAAGATCTTATACGTATCCTCGCTGATACCAACCATGGCATCCTTGCCTTGAATATGATAAGGACTTACCCCATAATCAAGGTATTCAAAGGTACCATCCAACCAGACAACAGAATCATGAACTATTTGCGTGGCTATCATATGATTATCAACCAAGGGAAGTGGTAGTTCTTCATACCCATAGGGCTTGTGCCGAGTGCCTACCCATGTATAATAAGTGGGAATATTGGCTAAATCCATCATGGTTTTAATTAGACACGACATGCCTTTACAGTCGCCAAACCTTTTAGCAAGGACTTCTTTGGCAGAGGTAGGAACAAAACCAGAATACCCCTCTTCGTAAGCTATATACTTGATATTTTTATGAACCCAATAATAAATAGCCCGCGCTCTTTCACGTTCATCTACCAAGCCATCCGTGATTTTATCAACCATGACTTTTAACGAATCCACCCCAACAGTATCTACCTGACTGATAAAATCATGATAGAAGGAATATAATTGACCCAGGGTACCAAAGTATGGTTCACCATTCATACGCTCCACATAAAAAGTCACGTGCGGACTAAAGTAACTGGGCGAATAAAAACCATCCGAATAATAAGGATAGGGTGGCACATCCTCTACCGTCCATTCATAATAATTGTACTTACCCTTTTTATAGGTCTTAAACTGAGGCTGTATTTTATCAAAATTAAAATTTTTAAAACCCAGATCAATGTTTTTATGAGCCTTTACCGTAATTTTGCCTTTAACGATGGGAATAAACGACTGTAAATACGACTGATCCAACAACTTAGGGTTGTGATAACGAATGGTGTAATTCAAATGAGTAACAGCTCCTTTTTGAAGCGCCGGATAGGTGAACTGTAAAAGTTTAGAATCATCGTAAAAGATACCTCCATCGGTGTTGTGCCTCTCTTGAAATTGCTTCACAGCTACCTGCTCAAAGCCATTGCCCTTTGGAACCATGGTGTAAGCCTCTTTCTCTTGAATCGTAGTAAAACTACCTAAAAATATATAATCTTTTGCCAGACCTTTGTAAAAATCATTGAGTATCACAAGTTCTTTTACATTTTGCTGCGTGATTACAAGCGAATCATCTACCCAATCCATCAAATAGGTAGTGTGCATATTTGAAATTACGGCATTGTATTTTTTATATTGGGCACTCAGCTTAGCTATATCAGGAAACGCTACGGCAAAACTATCTATGAGAAACAAACTCATGAAGCCCAATAAGATATATTTTAATTTTAAACGCATCATGTGTCAAATATAAAAAAACAAAAGCAGCAGAAATAATTTCAATTAAACGTTTACTATAACACCACTCAACACTTAAAATATTATCTAGTCCTGGCAAGACAGAAAAAACAGTAGTTTTCTTACAGCCACTATCTATAAACCAACCATGAAGTGGCTGTACAATCTGTATCAGTTTTAAAACGTATCCACCTGGCTTGAAATGCATCTGGAAAAGTATAATTAAACTCTTCACCTGCTTTCACTGTCACTTCCTTATAATCCATCCAAGGTCCATGTCCTACTGGCTCTACTTGAATTGTAAAAGTCACATCATCATTGGAATTGTGACTTAATGTTAATTCCTTTTTGTCATAAAAGGCAATTAAGTAAGGATCTGAAACTTCACCCGTTTTTACAGCTGTATTTTTCCAGGGACCTCCCTTACCTACAGGCTTTCCCATTTCCCATAAATCGTCAATAGCACCGACCCAAAGGGCTGCTTTGCCGTCTTCAGATCGAACTATGTGATCTCCTTCATTGACTTTAGGATGAAGACCTGTCATCACCAACATTCCACGGTACGATGCGTAATCATGAATACGAAAATTATGAGATGAAATAGGTCTTATCTTGGCAAAGCCATCCGCATTTTCAGCTGGCAGCTCATAAAACGTACCGGAACAGCTAAAAAGATCTCGTTCGGTGGCAACCTCGCGGCAAATTCTCAATTGTGCCTTGTTGGTTAATGCTTCATACCCCTCATTTCCCAATGGCAAACGCCATCTGCGATCTTTATCGTCAACAATTAAAACCGATGACTCCTGGATATCAATCACATTTTCGGGTATTGCAAACTTTTCTTTGATAAAAGCCTTGGTTTTAGTATCCTCTTTCTTCACAAGATGAAAAGCATCATCCAATTCGTAGTATCCCGATTCTTTTTCAACACCATTTTCAAAAGTCTTAGCCCAAACACCAAGGGCGCGTCTATTATCACCTAAACCATATAACAAGCCACTCAATACGTTGGTTTCATTGACATTTGCTAAACCAGTAAACATGGGACTAGCTTTCGTTTGTCTTTCATCGATATCACTATAATTAAAGCTAAGCGTTGCCAAGGTTTTAGATGTAGAACGTACACGAATCCACTCTCCCTTTTCTTGTGAAGTAAATTCAACACTTGCCGATGCTCCTGCTTTTAGGGCTATAGTCTTTAGTTCTTCCCAATGCTGATTCCCCATCTTATCTACTTCAAAAACGAACTTAGTATCCAAGTCGCCTCCATTCAAAACCCAAGCCATTCGTTTGGGCCATCCAGAAAAAAGCATAGGTTCCGACGTTTCATGGGCAGCTACTTCATCATTCAACCACACTGAACCAGATGCCGTATTAGGTCCAAGGTGGTCAGGTTTATCAATGGAGGTAAACCATAAGTTTGAGTTGGACTGTCCGGGTCCTTCAATATCTCCTTTCTGCTTTCTTTTATTGAGAAATTCCTTTTGGGCAGAATCATCACAGCCAAAAACCAATTGATCATTCCATCGGGTAAAATCACCAATTACCTTTAAATAAGAAGACCTTGGACGAATTCCTGCAGAATTTTCAGCAGTAAAGTTTCCTGGAAATTTCCAAAACATACCATGCATGGTCATTAAAAAATCAGATTTTTCTGTCGTACCAATATTTCTGATGCGCGGCCACTCAGTATTCCAACCATGCGCACCATCATAACTATGACTGGCTTTGGGCAAACGATAGAAATCCCATCCCGTTGTAGCATTCCTGACACCTAAAATAATGGACTTAGAATCCCAACCCGTTGCCCAGATAGGATCGCTTTCTGGATTCTCGTTTCCATAAATCCCTCCAGGCCCTGTAACTTCAACAAACTGATTACGGCGTGCCACCTTCCAGTCTTTACCATCCCACTCTGCTAAAACTCCAGCTTCTGTATCAAAATCGGTTTTCGCTTTCTTACCGGCCTCTCCATTATTGGAAAATACCATCACTCCTTGACCAGAATATAATCCCTTACCATGCGCCCCGGGTAAATTAGCAAGTCTTTGCTTAGCACTAAGCTTAGGTCTAGAGGCAATCTTTCCTTTCTCATTATTTCTGTCTTTATACAATTCATTATGTTTTAGCGTGTGCACATCCACTTCATAAAATCCCTCTTCCATGGTACCATAGTATATCATATGTTGGGGATTAGTAAGGTGACGGGCATTCCCCGTATGACGACCTGGCATATCTGTATAAGGAATCGCGCGAACATTTCTATCGGCATCGATTGCATAAGGCCCTATAAAAAGCTGCTGACTTTCTTTATGAATCATACGGTTAGCAGGAGTTCCTCCAATGCTTTCTTTTCTCTCAATCTGTTTCAAGTCGGGCGTAATTTCAAATAGCATATCATCTGTACGAACAGGATAATGAGGGGCATATGTTATCACCCATAGACGATCGGCCCAGGATACAATAGCACCCGTTCCACACTCCCCCTGACTATTATACATGGCCAAATGCGGGTAGATACCACTAACTTGGCGAGGAGATTCCATCTCCGAATGTTTAGATTGACAAGAAATAAGAATGGCAACAAGGACTAACAAAAACAGTGACTTTTTCATGTGTATATACATATTTTGATTTACTTTTAAACGACAAAACTCTATTAATTTTTAATATTTTTTCCAAACCTATTAAAATACGCACAAAAAGACGCCATCATCGCTTGTTCAGAGTGAAACAGAACAATGGACAAGTTAACACACAGATTGAAAGGGCTTTGAAAATCAAGGTTTAAATGACTAAAACATATTAACTACATAAGAAATGGAGCTATTTACATGCTTGAGAAGGATAAACTTAGTGACTGACGAAATCTTGATTTTAACCGAAAAACCTGCGTGATGATTTTGAACTAATTGCCATATAACCCAAAATATAAATTGCGCCAACAATAAAAGCAATCGAAGTTAGGGATTTGTATTAATGTTCGGGAATGGCTTACGGATGTATTTTCTAAGATTGCGTTATACAACAGCAATTATGATTTAGACTTGGCTGATCTTTTGCCGCACAATTGGAAAAAGTCTAATAGTTGTCAGAATATTCCAAAAAACACCCACTAATTTCGATTAATTCCAAAAGATTCCAGTAAAACTTAGAGAATTCCAACGCTCCAATCGACATCCGGATTGGAGCGTTTTTTTTACTTTTGCCATATTTTTTAAAGCCCCTCATAAACAAGCTTCGCTAGTTTCCTAAAACACTAGTGCCTAAATTGTAGCTTTGGGATGATCTGAGATGTAAAATAGCATCTACAGCTATAAAAATAGACCTCCTTAACTTAGCTTCTAACTATGCTAAAACTCTAAACACAGTATACAAAGGCTATCACCCAAACAAAAATCACTCTTAAAATACATGGGTAGTGAGAATCCGGCTTGTAGTTCAACCTAGAATAATCGCTGGGTCTTGCAGACTGCTCATATTCCTATTTATTGGCAATAATATTTTATAATCAAATGTCAAAGACAATAATAAAAAGGGCAATACCATATTAAAATAGCTAATATCAAAATTTGAGTCAAATAGAGTTGCCTTAAACCCACTATAATAAATTGACGTAAAGAATGCTATTGATACAGGTAGTAATAGAAAAATAACTGTCAAATATAGGATTGATTTTATGTTTTTTGCTCGAAAAGAATATATCATTGGCGTTATAATTAAAATAAGGCTCAATAAGATAGGTAATTGTCTGTTTTGAAGTTCAAAAGGATTATGTTTACAAAAGTGTTCAAAACTGCTAACTTTGTTAAAGCAGATATAAGAAAATAATATAACGGTAGCCAAAGATACTGCTATAAAAATCATCTTTTTTTGGACGGAAAATCTGTAAAAATGCTTAAAAAATAATATTGAGATTGGAATAACAGCAGTAATTCTAGTCATTACCAAAGATGTCAATAAAAATGATTCAAATAGTGGGTTATTTTTTATGTTTCTAAAAATTCTATCTTGCATAAAAACAACAACAGCTAAAATTATAATAAAATTAGACATCAAATCACTTTTAACATATATTTCCCAAAGGTATGAGGGTGAAAATATTAAAAGTAATAAACATAATAGTCTTTCCTTATAGGTGCTAAATACTTTCGATATAATATAAATAAATAATAAAAATGCAAAGGATTGCAAAAATCCAATATTACCTAAAAAATAGAATGGAATTCCAATGAGAAGAAGGGTAGGCAAATTTGAAGTCCTTCCATTTAAATGGTCTACTGCAGAATAAGGGTACTCCCCATTTAAAAGAGCTTTTATACCAACTTCCATTGCAGACCATCTGTCTACCATAAGCGAATTACCATCTACATTAATGTTTATATAAATTGTAAAAACAAAGAAGAATATAGAAGTAATATTAAACAAATATTTATAATAATTCTTTAAATCTAACCGAATGTATACAATACTAATTATTGATATCAATAATGTATAAATAAAGGCTACTACGTAGCCATTAAAAGCATCTATTCTGCTAGCATATTTAACTACAAAAAGAGTATTTATAAAAATAAAAATTAAATATGTAAATGATAATCTTTGTTTCATATTATAGCGTAGTGTAGAGCCTGATAGGCTACTCATATTATTTGTTCAAAAGTAATAATAATTAGTAGACTATCAGCGCCCCTCCATCCCGCACGTGCAATGTCGTTAAGTTAAGGTCATATCCCTTTATATATAAACCTTTACGTCTTCACCTGATGATGTATCAGGTCTTTTAAATGATCTTCCGGGTCTTCTTATTTCTAATCTTTTTGAGAGTATCTCAATTAATTTAGTTATAAAAACCTTTGCATAAAAATCCTGTTTTATGGTCCTTTATGGATCACCCCATAATTTTGGGTTTTCATAAATTGTTATGTTAGATTTGCATTGAATAATATAACAAAAAAGATTGCCGTGCACGACATCAATACTCAATTATTAGAACTGATATTACCCGAAGGGATTCTAGACCATTTTGTGATAACTGACCTACATCAAGAGTCCAGTGGTCAGCAAGCCTATACTAAGAAACTGACTATATATCTGGAGGAGAAAAAAGAAATTCCGGAAGAATACTCAGACAAAGAATATAAGGCAAGTGGTTTTATGCCGCCCAAGTTAATAAAAGACTGTCCCATACGTCGTAATTTGGTTACGCTGAGTGTCAAGTGTCGAAGATGGGATGTTTTATTAGATGGTCGATATCAAAAAAGGAGTAGAAATTGGGAGAGTGTAGCAAAGGGCACACGGTTAGATCCGGAGTATGCCTCTTTTTTAAAAGGTATTGGTGGACTGTAATGCAATTAGCACAGAAAGTTTAAAGATTTTCTTTGGTATCAACGCAAGTACATTTCAACAACAATACAAGCATAAACTTAGTGACTACAGCACATGGGACCAAAAGGAACATGCCGAAGATTATTTAATATTTCCCGATAACATGGGGCGTTTTTTATCGATAGACGGTAAATCTTCGGTCTTTCACATATTGCGACCTTCATACTAGAGCTGTTTCTTTGATGCAAAAAATGAGGATGACATTAACAACATTTAAGCGTTTGTATAAGGATTACCAGGAATCAGGTTTGAACATAAAAGATTTCTGTACCAACCAAGATCTGGCTCCTTCAACTTTTTATTACTGGCGAAACAAATTGGAAGAGGCATTAGCACATGAGCCGGATAGCTTTGTTCCACTAGAATTTGACAGTAATCCGTTAGCGACGAATAACCAAACGAGTCAATCTCTC comes from the Saccharicrinis fermentans DSM 9555 = JCM 21142 genome and includes:
- a CDS encoding pyridoxamine 5'-phosphate oxidase family protein, yielding MKTVEHLDKERIEAIIKKCDVCFVGVVDGDMPYVLPMNFGYRDNVIYLHSAPGGRIINILEKNKNICITFSTDHELAFQHPEVACSYRMKSKSVVAWGKVQFQEDFEKKEEALNIMMEQYSEKKFKYSGPAIRNVKIWEVPIDHVTCKEFGAPHEKYQGDGTVRRSF
- a CDS encoding nucleoside recognition domain-containing protein, encoding MVLNYIWIAFFLIAFVVALIRLVFWGDMEVFPNLVNAVNGAAKSGFEISLGLTGVLSLWLGLMKIGEKGGMVQVISRLIAPLFNRLFPTLPKGHPAFGTMIMNLSANMLGLDNAATPMGLKAMEQLQKENHDKESASNAQIMFLVLNTSGLTLIPISIMVYRAQYDALNPADVFLPILLATFFSTLAGLLAVSYVQKIRLADPVVMAYLGGMTLLVLGTIYGVSLLDKEQVKVISNVGSNVILFTIMILFVAMATYKKSKCV
- a CDS encoding spore maturation protein, with translation MYDAFVEGAKEGFQIAIRIIPFLIAILVAVSVFREVGAMDYITDLIKICCQWLGLDTRFVDALPTAFMKPLSGSGARGMMVETFNTFGVDSFAAKIASTVQGATDTTFYIIAVYFGSVGIKNTRHAIGCGLIADFAGIIAAIVIGYIFFG
- a CDS encoding DUF3857 domain-containing protein; amino-acid sequence: MQNIILLVLFALTMELSAQDSDSIVWSIEPEYSSINEESKGENVLGIFHQEKYEYFYTAEEGLLMNHTTHKKFRLNNDEAIDRFNKISVALDDVMAVVDVKARTIKANGQAIEFDKDNIREMTDVESGNSYKIFAIDGIEVGDEVEYYVVRKMYARNFGRHFFQFDFPLKRASFEIICPNTLVYDIRGYNGFCNGTVSQLDGERSRYVCEGTLIPAIKSEKFSYVNPRRQRIEYRLDYNYSHDTAQKLTWDDAAKGVYRSTYMTAKSKSIDKWMDLLQVEGNTDEEKVRYVEAFLKKQIYVETFNVDAFSDLDFVLENKVTGSRGIVKVYANIFKRLGIEHQLVLTSERDNVKFDGSFQSWNYLDQYLIYLPKLNQYIDPSNAGYRLGEVNGKLTATDALFIVPVQVGDSETAMGEIKYIPATPYDHNYDNMLIDMRVDVDNDQVRMMTERGLKGLSGGFFIHFYRMMDEEQQQNTLKQMTATQGSNPTFHKLFVRDSSELAHLKDAEFLVHSDYSSTSFLERAGSKLLLNIGEAIGSQVEMYFEEDRHSKAENDFNRMYYREINLHVPVGFKIVNPEAGKLNVFEKKDGEKIFGFESNYTYSHQTYKIVIEEYYKHIFVDEDSFEGFKKVVNAAADFNKVVLILEEE
- a CDS encoding DUF3857 domain-containing protein, which codes for MMRLKLKYILLGFMSLFLIDSFAVAFPDIAKLSAQYKKYNAVISNMHTTYLMDWVDDSLVITQQNVKELVILNDFYKGLAKDYIFLGSFTTIQEKEAYTMVPKGNGFEQVAVKQFQERHNTDGGIFYDDSKLLQFTYPALQKGAVTHLNYTIRYHNPKLLDQSYLQSFIPIVKGKITVKAHKNIDLGFKNFNFDKIQPQFKTYKKGKYNYYEWTVEDVPPYPYYSDGFYSPSYFSPHVTFYVERMNGEPYFGTLGQLYSFYHDFISQVDTVGVDSLKVMVDKITDGLVDERERARAIYYWVHKNIKYIAYEEGYSGFVPTSAKEVLAKRFGDCKGMSCLIKTMMDLANIPTYYTWVGTRHKPYGYEELPLPLVDNHMIATQIVHDSVVWLDGTFEYLDYGVSPYHIQGKDAMVGISEDTYKIFKIPISPAAYSVTIDSVKIQLRDGKVLGHDNIQYSGFNKLELAHAFNGVKPASYNRFLSHYFAMGNNKFVVTDNQVGNLFEYNRPASLQFNFEISDYYKSIGNELYLNLNLDKSYGQMTIDTTSSTFTPLENDFYCTKRYVVELEIPEGYEVTYVPPASSFSNKDFQFSIRYTLNEKSVILEKELKFEFLILLENKIEDWNQMIKLLSKSYRNTLVLTRE
- a CDS encoding ISAon1 family transposase N-terminal region protein, with product MHDINTQLLELILPEGILDHFVITDLHQESSGQQAYTKKLTIYLEEKKEIPEEYSDKEYKASGFMPPKLIKDCPIRRNLVTLSVKCRRWDVLLDGRYQKRSRNWESVAKGTRLDPEYASFLKGIGGL
- the tnpA gene encoding IS66 family insertion sequence element accessory protein TnpA produces the protein MRMTLTTFKRLYKDYQESGLNIKDFCTNQDLAPSTFYYWRNKLEEALAHEPDSFVPLEFDSNPLATNNQTSQSLIRVSLL